A single window of Culicoides brevitarsis isolate CSIRO-B50_1 chromosome 3, AGI_CSIRO_Cbre_v1, whole genome shotgun sequence DNA harbors:
- the LOC134834699 gene encoding uncharacterized protein LOC134834699: MNKLIILGVLSCVLFATLQSASALKCYDCKVPNQECLLNYQDKQTDCDNELISGAISTVTGQKKVCVKYAAGQFSVRGCFIEGFCDNKEHCSSCDTDLCNGAENKMISSVTIITSALFIFLCKLFY, from the exons ATGAACAAGTTAATAATTCTCGGTGTTCTTTCATGCGTTTTGTTCGCTACCCTTCAGTCAG CGAGTGCATTGAAATGCTACGACTGCAAGGTCCCGAACCAAGAGTGCCTCTTGAACTACCAAGACAAGCAGACGGATTGCGACAACGAATTGATTTCGGGTGCCATTAGCACTGTCACGGGCCAGAAAAAAGTCTGCGTCAAATATGCCGCTG GTCAATTCTCGGTTCGTGGCTGCTTCATCGAAGGCTTTTGCGATAACAAGGAGCATTGTTCGTCTTGCGACACCGATTTGTGTAACGGAGCCGAGAACAAGATGATTTCGTCAGTTACAATCATCACATCTGCtctcttcatttttctttgcaagcttttctattaa